A stretch of Chitinophagaceae bacterium DNA encodes these proteins:
- a CDS encoding OmpH family outer membrane protein — translation MMKNLSLVLNMVLLAAVGYLYYYDFSGKKTKEVAEKISHTYMPSDSNARRPALAYVDLDSLNENITYIKVRRKELDAEMKAIETEQENAYKGLQEQSDNFMKKGAAIKEEEAQAFQNKLMEQKQQIDTRKQMLSQKLNEKSFGIMEDIKKQLKDFLTEYNKDKNFMYIFTTGTGLDYMVYKDSSLNITDDVIKGMNAKMKAAPKQ, via the coding sequence ATGATGAAAAATTTATCCCTGGTACTGAATATGGTGTTGCTGGCAGCGGTGGGTTACCTGTACTACTACGATTTTTCGGGTAAAAAGACGAAAGAAGTGGCAGAGAAGATCAGTCACACCTACATGCCTTCTGACAGTAATGCCCGCCGGCCTGCACTGGCTTATGTAGACCTGGATTCCCTGAACGAGAACATTACGTATATAAAAGTGAGGCGTAAGGAACTGGATGCCGAAATGAAAGCCATCGAGACCGAACAGGAAAATGCGTACAAAGGATTGCAGGAACAAAGCGATAATTTCATGAAAAAAGGGGCTGCCATCAAAGAAGAGGAGGCCCAGGCTTTCCAGAACAAGCTGATGGAACAGAAGCAGCAGATCGATACCCGGAAGCAAATGCTCAGCCAGAAACTGAATGAGAAAAGTTTTGGCATCATGGAAGACATCAAGAAACAACTGAAGGATTTTTTAACCGAGTATAATAAGGATAAGAACTTCATGTATATTTTCACCACCGGCACTGGGCTCGATTACATGGTATATAAAGACTCCAGTCTGAACATTACCGACGACGTGATAAAAGGGATGAATGCAAAAATGAAAGCGGCCCCGAAACAATAA
- a CDS encoding isoaspartyl peptidase/L-asparaginase, whose translation MQQYSMVIHGGAGTILKEDMTPELEDAYIKGLDESLAAGYAVLEQGGSAINAVKASIVVLEDNLLFNAGRGSVFTKKGVQEMDAAIMDGKDLSAGSVAGIRNVRNPIELAAEVMINSNHVFLSGKGANDFAIKQGIKLEPDEYFFSQFRYDQWKEIRDSDNYSLDHTNKGLEELMKDKKFGTVGAVACDQNGDIAAATSTGGMTNKKYGRIGDSPLIGAGTYANNKTCAISCTGHGEPFICAVAAHDVSCLMEYKGMTLQQAMNEVVNIKLVKMDGEGGMIGVDAQGNAAMIFNSAGMYRAMQNSSGVKTIGIYKD comes from the coding sequence ATGCAGCAATACTCCATGGTAATACACGGCGGCGCCGGAACCATCCTGAAGGAAGACATGACCCCCGAACTGGAAGATGCATATATCAAAGGCCTGGATGAATCCCTGGCGGCAGGTTATGCAGTGCTGGAACAGGGAGGCTCGGCCATCAATGCGGTGAAAGCTTCCATTGTGGTGCTGGAAGATAATTTATTGTTTAATGCAGGAAGGGGTTCTGTTTTCACCAAAAAAGGCGTGCAGGAAATGGATGCGGCCATCATGGATGGAAAGGACCTTTCGGCCGGTTCCGTTGCCGGTATCCGGAATGTACGCAACCCCATTGAGCTGGCCGCGGAAGTGATGATCAACAGCAACCATGTTTTTTTAAGCGGAAAGGGTGCCAACGATTTTGCCATCAAACAGGGCATTAAACTGGAGCCGGATGAATATTTCTTCTCCCAGTTCCGGTACGACCAATGGAAGGAAATAAGGGACAGTGATAATTATTCGCTGGATCATACCAATAAGGGGCTGGAAGAACTGATGAAGGATAAAAAATTCGGAACGGTGGGCGCAGTAGCCTGTGATCAAAACGGAGATATAGCCGCGGCCACCAGCACCGGGGGCATGACCAACAAAAAATACGGCCGCATTGGCGACAGTCCCCTGATCGGCGCCGGAACTTATGCCAATAATAAAACCTGTGCCATCAGTTGTACCGGCCATGGCGAACCTTTTATATGTGCCGTTGCGGCACACGATGTAAGCTGCCTGATGGAATACAAGGGGATGACCCTGCAGCAGGCAATGAATGAAGTGGTGAATATAAAACTGGTAAAGATGGATGGAGAAGGGGGCATGATCGGCGTGGACGCACAGGGGAATGCAGCGATGATTTTCAACAGCGCCGGTATGTACCGGGCCATGCAGAACAGCAGCGGGGTAAAAACGATCGGGATCTATAAGGATTAA
- a CDS encoding M1 family metallopeptidase, with amino-acid sequence MKRTIGLLLFFYCQMPTANCQLSSYWQQQVNYKIDVTLNDVDHTLDGFVKMDYFNNSPDTLHFIWIHLWANAYKNDKTAFTDQVLENGSTKFYFSDADKRGYINRLDLRVNGTAAKVEDHPLHQDIIKLLLPKPLAPGSSIKIETPFHVKLPYVFSRGGHIDNTYQITQWFPKPAVYDRKGWHPMPYLDQGEFYSNFGNYEVQITLPEDYVVAATGELQTESEKQWLKTRKPPQPEPKQKKQPVKKKTGVEVTKPVSAITKTIVYKQDNVHDFAWFADKIFSIKTDTARLASGKIISVSAYYYATNENDWKNCIPMIKRAVLTKSKWLGEYPFNVVSVVDGGNGGGMEYPTITVLESGGSEKMLDFVINHEVGHNWFQGILASNERTHPWMDEGMNTYYDNRYSLLQYGNTNLDIVPSKSKFINNRMPDDIQQTMLQTITGIKKDQPIETTSEKFNILNYNMIGYTKTGQWMKVLETELGTSLFDSCMREYYRRWQFKHPYPEDFKRTVEEVSGRNLDAGFSLLNRKGPLVHTAKRKDIRLAAFFSLKETDKHNYIFASPAIGYNFYDKLMLGALLHNYTLPLSKFHFVVAPLYATKSKQFNGLGRLSYTWYPGSNGQKFELALAGAAFSGDNFTDSANVVHNQRFSKIVPSLRYVFANRNPRSSITKFIQWKTFLIREQGLLFTRDTINQVDLITFPTASRYINQLKFVLENNRVLYPYRGEMQLEQGDGFVRAAFTGNYYFNYPKGGGLDVRVFAGKFFYTGDKTFLKQFQTDPYHLNMTGPKGYEDYTYSNYFIGRNEFEKFSSQQIMIRDGGFKVRTDLLSNKIGKTDDWLMAANFTSPIPKAINPLSILPFEVPIKMFLDIGTYADAWKQNAATGRFIYDAGLQLSLFRNTLNIYVPILYSKVYKDYFKSTIPEKRFWKNISFSIDIQNINLRRMIPQIPF; translated from the coding sequence TTGAAAAGGACCATCGGTTTACTCCTGTTTTTTTATTGCCAAATGCCAACCGCCAACTGCCAACTTTCCTCATACTGGCAGCAACAGGTGAATTATAAGATCGACGTTACACTTAATGATGTTGACCATACATTAGACGGGTTTGTGAAGATGGATTATTTCAACAACTCACCCGATACCCTTCATTTCATCTGGATCCATCTCTGGGCAAACGCCTATAAAAACGACAAGACGGCTTTTACCGACCAGGTGCTGGAGAACGGAAGCACTAAATTCTACTTCAGCGATGCAGATAAACGGGGTTATATCAACCGCCTCGACCTCCGGGTGAATGGAACTGCTGCCAAAGTGGAAGACCATCCCCTTCACCAGGATATCATCAAACTTCTTTTACCGAAACCACTAGCGCCCGGGTCTTCCATTAAAATTGAAACCCCCTTTCATGTAAAACTGCCTTATGTCTTTTCAAGGGGAGGACATATTGACAACACATATCAAATCACGCAATGGTTTCCCAAGCCGGCGGTTTACGACCGTAAGGGCTGGCATCCCATGCCCTACCTGGACCAGGGAGAATTTTACAGCAACTTTGGGAATTATGAAGTGCAGATAACCCTGCCGGAGGATTACGTGGTGGCTGCTACCGGAGAACTTCAAACGGAAAGTGAAAAACAGTGGTTAAAGACAAGGAAGCCGCCCCAGCCGGAACCGAAACAAAAGAAACAACCCGTAAAGAAAAAGACAGGGGTAGAAGTTACTAAGCCGGTTTCTGCTATAACAAAGACCATTGTGTATAAACAGGATAACGTGCATGACTTTGCCTGGTTTGCCGATAAAATTTTTAGCATCAAAACCGATACAGCCCGCCTGGCTTCCGGGAAGATCATCTCCGTATCTGCTTATTACTATGCAACCAATGAAAATGACTGGAAGAACTGCATCCCCATGATAAAAAGGGCTGTGCTCACAAAAAGCAAATGGCTGGGAGAATATCCCTTTAATGTGGTGAGTGTAGTAGATGGCGGCAATGGCGGCGGCATGGAATACCCCACCATCACTGTCCTGGAATCGGGCGGTTCAGAAAAGATGCTGGACTTTGTCATCAACCACGAAGTGGGCCACAACTGGTTCCAGGGGATCCTGGCCAGCAATGAGCGTACGCATCCCTGGATGGACGAAGGCATGAACACCTATTACGATAACCGGTATTCCCTGCTGCAATACGGCAATACCAATCTTGACATCGTTCCTTCAAAGTCGAAATTCATAAACAACCGGATGCCCGATGATATCCAGCAAACCATGCTGCAAACCATCACCGGCATTAAAAAAGACCAGCCCATTGAAACCACTTCAGAAAAATTCAACATCCTTAACTACAATATGATCGGTTATACAAAAACGGGCCAGTGGATGAAGGTTTTGGAAACCGAATTGGGCACTTCTTTATTTGACAGCTGCATGCGGGAATATTACCGGCGCTGGCAGTTCAAACATCCATACCCGGAAGATTTTAAAAGAACAGTGGAAGAAGTGAGCGGAAGAAACCTGGACGCTGGCTTTTCTTTACTGAATAGAAAAGGCCCGCTCGTTCATACAGCCAAAAGAAAAGACATCCGCCTGGCTGCATTCTTCAGCCTGAAGGAAACGGATAAGCATAATTATATCTTTGCTTCCCCTGCCATTGGCTATAACTTTTACGATAAGCTGATGCTGGGGGCATTGCTGCATAATTATACGCTTCCATTAAGTAAATTTCATTTCGTTGTGGCGCCCTTGTATGCCACAAAAAGCAAACAGTTCAATGGACTGGGCCGGTTAAGTTATACCTGGTATCCCGGCAGCAACGGCCAGAAATTTGAACTGGCACTGGCAGGCGCTGCTTTTTCAGGCGACAATTTCACCGACTCAGCCAACGTGGTGCATAACCAGCGTTTTTCAAAGATCGTTCCTTCGCTCAGGTACGTTTTTGCAAACAGGAACCCACGCAGCAGCATCACCAAATTCATCCAGTGGAAGACATTCCTTATCCGGGAACAGGGGCTGCTGTTCACCCGGGATACGATCAACCAGGTGGACCTGATCACATTTCCAACAGCCAGCAGGTATATCAACCAGCTGAAGTTTGTATTGGAGAACAACCGGGTGCTGTATCCATACCGCGGTGAAATGCAGCTGGAGCAGGGAGATGGTTTTGTGCGTGCTGCATTCACCGGCAATTATTATTTCAACTATCCCAAAGGCGGCGGACTGGATGTACGTGTATTTGCAGGCAAATTCTTCTATACCGGCGACAAAACATTCCTGAAACAATTCCAGACCGATCCGTATCACCTGAACATGACCGGGCCCAAGGGATACGAGGACTATACCTACAGCAATTATTTTATCGGCAGGAATGAATTTGAGAAATTCTCCTCCCAGCAGATCATGATCCGGGATGGTGGTTTTAAGGTACGCACCGACCTGCTGAGCAATAAGATCGGTAAAACAGATGACTGGCTGATGGCTGCCAATTTCACCAGCCCCATTCCCAAAGCCATTAATCCTTTGTCAATACTGCCCTTTGAGGTCCCCATAAAAATGTTCCTGGATATCGGCACTTATGCCGATGCCTGGAAACAGAATGCAGCCACCGGGCGGTTCATTTACGATGCAGGATTACAGCTTTCCCTGTTCAGGAATACGCTGAACATTTATGTACCCATCCTGTACAGTAAAGTGTACAAAGATTATTTCAAATCGACCATCCCGGAAAAAAGGTTCTGGAAGAATATTTCCTTCAGCATCGATATACAGAACATCAACCTGAGAAGGATGATACCACAAATACCTTTTTAA
- a CDS encoding amino acid permease produces the protein MTEQTASFKPTLSLLDSTMIVAGSMIGSGIFIVSADISRNVGSAGWLIAVWLITGFMTLTAALSYGELSAMFPKAGGQYVYLKEAFNPLAGFLYGWSFFAVIQTATIAAVGVAFSKFAAYLLPALSEKNILADLGFVQVSAAQVVAIILIVLLTYINSKGIQNGKIIQTVFTATKLLSLFGLIVFGFVLAARSEIWNANWTDAFSMKGWNGETKSWHEVIGMGMVGAVAASMVGSIFSSDAWNNVTFIAGEVKNPKRNIGLALFLGTLIVTVIYVATNLMYVSVLPMNEIAFAENDRVAVTASNAIFGNAGTIVIAVMIMISTFGCNNGLILAGARVYNAMAIDKLFFKKAATLNKHAVPEYALWAQCIMASILCLSGKYGDLLDMISFVVVLFYAITIIGIFKLRKTRPDAERPYKAFGYPVLPAIYILLAMVFCVFLIIFKPLYAGIGLGIVLLGVPVYYASISNQKKN, from the coding sequence ATGACAGAACAAACTGCTTCTTTTAAACCAACACTCAGCCTGTTGGATTCCACCATGATTGTTGCCGGATCCATGATCGGTTCCGGTATTTTTATTGTAAGCGCCGACATTTCCCGCAACGTAGGCAGCGCCGGCTGGCTGATCGCTGTGTGGCTCATCACCGGTTTCATGACCCTTACCGCCGCCCTCAGTTATGGCGAACTGAGCGCCATGTTCCCGAAAGCAGGGGGTCAGTACGTTTATCTCAAAGAAGCATTTAACCCGCTGGCAGGGTTCTTATATGGCTGGAGTTTTTTTGCGGTGATACAAACCGCCACCATTGCTGCCGTGGGAGTGGCGTTCAGTAAATTTGCAGCGTACCTCCTGCCTGCACTGAGTGAAAAAAATATCCTGGCAGACCTTGGCTTCGTACAGGTCTCTGCAGCCCAGGTGGTGGCCATCATCCTGATCGTGCTGCTTACATATATCAATTCGAAGGGCATACAGAATGGCAAGATCATACAGACCGTATTTACCGCTACAAAACTGCTGAGTTTATTTGGCCTTATCGTATTTGGTTTTGTACTGGCTGCCAGATCGGAAATATGGAATGCGAACTGGACGGATGCCTTTTCCATGAAGGGCTGGAATGGGGAAACAAAGTCATGGCATGAAGTGATCGGCATGGGTATGGTAGGCGCTGTGGCAGCCTCCATGGTGGGCTCCATCTTCAGCAGCGATGCCTGGAACAATGTGACATTTATTGCAGGGGAAGTTAAAAATCCCAAACGGAATATCGGCCTGGCACTGTTTTTAGGAACACTGATCGTTACCGTGATCTATGTGGCTACTAATTTAATGTATGTATCGGTTCTGCCGATGAATGAAATTGCCTTTGCCGAAAATGACCGGGTGGCTGTAACGGCTTCCAATGCCATTTTTGGGAATGCAGGTACCATTGTGATCGCCGTGATGATCATGATATCAACCTTTGGTTGTAATAACGGACTGATACTTGCCGGGGCCCGGGTTTACAATGCGATGGCGATCGATAAGCTCTTCTTCAAAAAAGCGGCTACGCTTAATAAGCATGCGGTGCCTGAATATGCGTTGTGGGCGCAATGCATCATGGCTTCCATACTTTGCCTGAGCGGAAAATATGGCGACCTGCTTGACATGATCTCCTTTGTGGTGGTTTTGTTCTATGCCATCACCATCATAGGCATTTTTAAACTGCGCAAAACAAGGCCTGATGCTGAAAGGCCTTACAAGGCATTTGGATACCCGGTGTTGCCCGCCATTTATATCCTGCTGGCAATGGTGTTTTGTGTATTCCTCATCATTTTTAAGCCGCTCTATGCCGGCATAGGATTGGGGATCGTATTACTGGGCGTTCCGGTTTATTATGCTTCTATCTCCAACCAGAAAAAAAATTAA
- a CDS encoding response regulator transcription factor: MTINCILIDDEPLARAGLEEYIADIDFLNLLGTFANPLAATEILATGNVQLLFLDIQMPRITGLEFFKTLKNPPPVIFTTAYPQYALDGFEVNALDYLVKPISFDRFLKAALKAKEFYEVRQVNRTENGTGDAGSYFFIKADNKLVKIFYEDILFIEALQNYVNIHTAGKKYMSYLTFRSVEEYLPAGRFIKVHKSFIIAAARVDSIDGNEIRMGEYRIPISRGLKDEVIEKLVAGKFLKR; the protein is encoded by the coding sequence ATGACCATCAATTGCATCCTGATAGACGATGAACCCCTGGCAAGGGCAGGCCTGGAGGAATATATTGCCGATATCGATTTCCTTAACCTGCTGGGTACATTTGCCAATCCACTGGCTGCAACCGAAATACTCGCAACAGGCAATGTGCAGTTGCTTTTCCTGGATATCCAGATGCCCAGGATCACCGGGCTGGAATTCTTTAAAACGCTTAAAAACCCGCCGCCGGTAATATTCACCACGGCCTATCCGCAATATGCATTGGATGGCTTTGAGGTGAATGCACTGGATTACCTGGTAAAACCCATTTCATTTGACCGGTTTTTAAAGGCAGCGCTTAAGGCAAAGGAATTTTATGAAGTGCGGCAGGTAAACAGAACGGAAAACGGTACTGGAGATGCCGGATCCTATTTCTTCATCAAAGCGGATAATAAACTGGTAAAGATCTTTTATGAAGATATCCTGTTCATCGAAGCATTGCAGAATTATGTGAATATTCATACCGCCGGTAAAAAGTATATGAGCTATCTCACGTTCAGGTCTGTAGAAGAGTACCTGCCGGCCGGCCGCTTTATTAAAGTACATAAGTCCTTCATCATAGCTGCAGCCCGGGTAGACAGCATCGATGGCAACGAGATACGCATGGGCGAATACCGCATACCCATCAGCCGGGGTTTAAAAGATGAAGTGATAGAAAAACTGGTGGCAGGTAAATTCCTGAAAAGATAA
- a CDS encoding phosphotransferase, which translates to MRDAGYRIPDTGYRILDTGYWILDARYWILDTGCRMPLSGS; encoded by the coding sequence ATGCGGGATGCAGGATACAGGATACCGGATACAGGATACCGGATACTGGATACCGGATACTGGATACTGGATGCAAGATACTGGATACTGGATACCGGATGCCGGATGCCTTTATCCGGTTCGTGA
- a CDS encoding carbohydrate kinase, with the protein MPGIDFDKLFHQFTQLKVAVVGDVMLDTYWWGNVDRISPEAPVPVVAVTKREQRIGGAGNVALNARSLGAAVSMISILGKDDDGEQLTALLQQNNIQTKYLVHSEYRITTNKIRIISRNQHMMRLDAELSDDIRKEDEDRLLYAFENYIAAENPDVVILEDYNKGVLTTGIIRKVIELCQKHNILTSVDPKRKNFFAYEGVGIFKPNLKEVKDGLNMMPETINLSVLKDMHLLLQEKLKQQVSLITLSEKGVFYQQENEAAIIPTHIRSIADVSGAGDTVIAVASLVYVATKDVKLMAEIANIAGGLVCEEVGTVAIDAGKLLAECRLLLRG; encoded by the coding sequence ATGCCGGGGATCGATTTTGATAAACTCTTTCACCAGTTCACCCAACTGAAAGTGGCTGTGGTAGGGGATGTAATGCTGGATACCTACTGGTGGGGCAATGTGGACCGGATCTCGCCGGAAGCACCCGTGCCGGTAGTTGCCGTAACAAAAAGGGAACAGCGTATCGGCGGCGCAGGCAATGTGGCACTTAATGCCCGGTCACTGGGGGCAGCGGTAAGTATGATCAGCATCCTGGGAAAGGATGATGATGGGGAACAACTGACTGCATTGCTTCAGCAAAATAACATCCAGACAAAATACCTGGTACATAGTGAATACCGCATCACCACCAATAAGATCCGCATCATCAGCCGTAACCAGCACATGATGCGCCTGGATGCAGAACTTTCGGATGATATCCGTAAAGAAGATGAAGACAGGCTGCTGTATGCTTTTGAGAATTATATAGCCGCCGAAAACCCGGATGTGGTGATACTGGAAGATTATAATAAAGGCGTGCTTACTACCGGTATTATACGGAAGGTCATTGAGCTTTGTCAAAAACATAATATTCTTACATCCGTAGATCCAAAGCGGAAGAATTTCTTTGCCTATGAAGGCGTAGGAATATTCAAGCCCAACCTGAAGGAAGTGAAGGACGGGTTGAATATGATGCCGGAAACCATTAACCTGAGTGTTCTGAAGGATATGCACCTGCTTTTGCAGGAAAAATTGAAGCAGCAGGTGTCGCTCATCACCCTGTCTGAAAAAGGGGTCTTTTACCAGCAGGAAAATGAAGCCGCCATCATACCTACGCACATACGCAGCATTGCCGATGTGAGCGGCGCCGGTGATACGGTGATCGCCGTGGCCTCGCTGGTGTATGTTGCAACAAAAGATGTGAAACTGATGGCAGAGATCGCCAACATTGCCGGTGGTCTTGTTTGCGAAGAAGTGGGAACCGTTGCCATTGATGCCGGTAAATTACTTGCCGAATGCAGGCTATTGCTCAGGGGATGA
- a CDS encoding 2-C-methyl-D-erythritol 4-phosphate cytidylyltransferase, whose product MKKFVVIVAGGSGSRMNNPTPKQFLLLKGKPVLYYSINSFLQSYDDMQVILVLPEDHIATGQEIIDAFFDSSRIQITTGGSTRFHSVQNGLKLVDEESIVFVHDAVRCLLSTGLVKRCYDAAMEFGSAIPVTDCKDSVRFVSGDGNESLDRAFVKLVQTPQTFHSKILLPAYQIDYKDKFTDEATVVEAFGLKVKLVEGEENNFKITRPVDMALAEMLIGED is encoded by the coding sequence ATGAAAAAATTTGTCGTAATAGTTGCCGGGGGAAGCGGGAGCCGGATGAATAATCCCACACCCAAACAATTCCTGTTGCTGAAGGGCAAACCGGTCCTGTATTATTCCATCAACAGTTTTCTCCAGTCATACGACGACATGCAGGTAATATTGGTATTGCCCGAAGACCATATTGCCACCGGGCAGGAGATCATTGATGCATTTTTCGACAGCAGCCGCATACAGATCACCACCGGCGGAAGCACCCGCTTTCATTCCGTACAGAACGGGCTAAAACTGGTGGATGAAGAAAGCATTGTTTTTGTTCATGATGCGGTGCGTTGTTTATTGAGTACCGGCCTGGTAAAGCGCTGTTATGATGCTGCCATGGAATTTGGTTCTGCCATACCCGTTACAGATTGTAAGGACAGTGTTCGTTTTGTTTCCGGCGATGGAAATGAATCGCTGGACAGGGCTTTCGTAAAGCTGGTGCAGACACCCCAAACCTTTCACAGCAAGATACTGCTGCCAGCCTACCAGATAGACTATAAAGATAAATTCACCGACGAAGCCACCGTAGTAGAAGCCTTCGGACTTAAAGTGAAACTGGTGGAAGGAGAGGAGAATAATTTTAAGATCACGAGACCGGTTGATATGGCGCTGGCGGAGATGCTGATCGGGGAGGATTGA
- a CDS encoding DUF1572 domain-containing protein has protein sequence MNVSEQIAKHLREVHFGGNWTSVNLKETLADVDWQQATTPVYSFNTIATLIYHMNYYVSAVLKVLQGVPLESKDKFSFAHPPIQSQEDWQKLLDKTWAEAEVFAALIENLPENKLGEVFLVEKYGIYYRNLQGIIEHAHYHLGQIVLIKKLLLHTKDAKTNNASQDEK, from the coding sequence ATGAACGTATCCGAGCAAATTGCAAAGCACCTACGTGAGGTCCATTTTGGAGGCAACTGGACATCTGTTAACCTTAAAGAAACCCTGGCTGATGTGGATTGGCAACAGGCCACTACCCCGGTATATTCTTTTAATACCATTGCCACACTCATTTACCATATGAACTATTATGTAAGTGCCGTGCTGAAAGTTTTACAGGGAGTACCACTGGAATCGAAAGACAAGTTCAGTTTCGCACACCCGCCGATCCAATCCCAGGAAGACTGGCAGAAATTGCTGGATAAGACCTGGGCGGAGGCTGAAGTCTTTGCTGCACTGATCGAAAATCTGCCGGAGAATAAATTAGGAGAGGTCTTTTTAGTTGAAAAATACGGGATCTATTACAGGAATCTACAAGGGATCATTGAGCATGCGCACTACCACCTGGGACAGATCGTTCTGATCAAAAAGCTGCTCTTGCACACAAAGGATGCCAAAACCAATAATGCCAGCCAGGATGAAAAATAA
- a CDS encoding histidine kinase, whose translation MQNAAFFIKYKLHHLILWMLVFGLWFFLRYEDYALEATAFKVTLIKVADLAIMVYLTNYLLIPKLLYKRRYFLFGFVFILVILTSSVAKMNILGHVTNNPALLSFSGNLKARIYDNVIPHFFLVLSGAAIKLMMDYTRMQQRMVEMAKEKAEAELNFLKSQINPHFLFNSLNSVYFLIDKNNADARDALHKFSAMLRYQLYEMNGDRVTVEKEIAYLEDYIDLQKLRKDEHYQVSFNRAPEVRGFSIEPLLLIPFVENAFKHISHHKNQLNFIRLELGMKQGVFHFVVENSKEAIGKAGTAHSGIGLNNVRRRLDLLYPRKHQLRITNGIDVFKVDLSINI comes from the coding sequence ATGCAAAACGCCGCTTTCTTTATTAAGTATAAATTACACCATCTCATCCTCTGGATGCTGGTATTCGGGCTCTGGTTCTTTTTGCGTTATGAGGACTATGCCCTGGAAGCCACTGCTTTTAAGGTAACTCTCATAAAAGTAGCCGACCTGGCCATCATGGTTTACCTGACCAATTACCTGCTCATCCCAAAACTCCTTTATAAAAGAAGGTATTTCTTATTCGGGTTTGTATTTATCCTGGTGATCCTCACCAGCAGTGTGGCAAAAATGAATATCCTGGGCCATGTCACCAATAACCCGGCCCTGTTGAGTTTTTCGGGTAACCTGAAGGCGAGGATCTATGATAACGTCATCCCTCATTTCTTCCTGGTACTTTCGGGCGCTGCCATTAAACTGATGATGGATTATACCCGTATGCAGCAACGCATGGTTGAAATGGCAAAGGAAAAGGCAGAGGCAGAACTCAATTTCCTGAAGTCCCAGATCAACCCCCATTTTCTTTTCAATTCGCTCAATTCGGTCTATTTTCTCATTGATAAGAATAATGCCGATGCCCGGGATGCCCTCCATAAGTTCTCGGCCATGCTTCGTTACCAGTTGTATGAAATGAACGGCGACCGGGTAACCGTTGAAAAGGAGATCGCATACCTGGAAGACTATATCGATCTTCAAAAACTGCGTAAGGACGAGCATTACCAGGTCAGTTTTAACCGTGCGCCGGAAGTAAGGGGATTTTCCATTGAACCGCTGCTGCTGATCCCTTTTGTTGAAAATGCATTCAAACATATTTCCCATCATAAAAATCAGCTTAATTTTATAAGGCTGGAATTGGGTATGAAACAGGGTGTATTTCATTTTGTGGTGGAAAATTCAAAAGAGGCCATCGGAAAAGCCGGCACCGCTCATTCGGGTATCGGGCTGAATAATGTGCGGCGCAGGCTGGATCTTTTGTATCCCCGGAAACACCAGTTAAGGATCACGAACGGCATCGATGTTTTCAAAGTGGACCTGTCCATTAATATTTAA